A window from Salvelinus fontinalis isolate EN_2023a chromosome 8, ASM2944872v1, whole genome shotgun sequence encodes these proteins:
- the LOC129860710 gene encoding general receptor for phosphoinositides 1-associated scaffold protein-like, with translation MKNMTLRRLKKVNSCDPASGLSSQDDIYFPSSKSDSCKTMDLPTNSSEVYNYKTLAYSGGTLPRNYRKSGGLQKWKPLTQTPEPQRKVVVLVKKVEETFGFEIQTYGLHHQDQNSVEMCTFVCKVHDDSPAQQAGLKVGDTITSVNETTVDGFQHKEIVQLIRASGNSIKLETVYSDSIRKAELEARLQYLKQTLHEKWDEYRSLMMQEQRLVHGIVMSDAAIYESLESAGVYGSLGAPSPAALRALRCTGSTSSSASHLSVTTEEEPLYQTCLYQGQGDRLNDANSDLTRTTSSTEKDQQEQEKPSQGKQRMIRPASELFTSAKTHLTRSASTRSYLRGSNNNSSSAPGEKVQSGGFSSLQRKPKQKSFRRRLLKFIPGLNRAMEEEESHL, from the exons ATGAAGAATATGACACTTCGAAGGCTTAAAAAAGTTAACTCCTGTGATCCAGCTAGTGGACTTTCGAGCCAGGACGATATTTACTTTCCGTCCTCCAAGTCAGACAGTTGTAAAACTATGGATTTACCAACTAATTCCTCGGAGGTGTATAATTACAAGACTTTGGCTTACTCTGGTGGAACGTTGCCAAGGAACTACAGAAAG AGTGGTGGGCTGCAGAAGTGGAAGCCTCTCACACAAACACCAGAGCCACAGAG GAAAGTTGTTGTCCTGGTGAAGAAGGTGGAGGAGACCTTTGGCTTTGAGATCCAG ACATATGGGCTGCACCACCAGGACCAGAACTCTGTGGAGATGTGCACATTTGTGTGCAAGGTTCATGACGACAGCCCCGCTCAACAAGCCGGACTCAAAGTcg GGGACACCATCACTAGCGTGAACGAGACCACTGTGGATGGATTTCAACACAAGGAGATTGTTCAGCTAATCAGGGCCTCTGGGAACTCCATTAA ACTGGAAACAGTGTACAGCGACTCCATTCGAAAAGCAGAACTGGAGGCAAGGCTTCAGTATCTAAag CAAACCCTACATGAGAAATGGGATGAATACAGATCTTTGATGATGCAAGAGCAGAGGCTGGTTCATG GCATAGTGATGAGTGATGCTGCTATCTATGAGTCCCTGGAGTCTGCGGGGGTGTATGGTAGTCTGGGCGCACCGAGCCCGGCCGCCCTGCGTGCCCTCCGCTGCACCGGCAGCACCAGCAGCAGCGCCAGCCACCTGAGTGTCACCACAGAGGAGGAACCACTCTACCAGACCTGTCTGTACCAGGGGCAGGGTGACCGCCTCAACGACGCCAACAGTGACCTCACCAGAACCACCAGCAGCACAGAGAAAGACCAGCAGGAACAGGAGAAGCcatcccagggtaagcagagaatGATCCGTCCCGCCAGCGAGCTCTTCACCTCGGCCAAGACCCACCTGACCCGCAGCGCCAGTACACGCAGCTACCTGAGGGGCTCCAACAACAACTCTTCGTCAGCACCAGGGGAGAAAGTGCAATCGGGAGGGTTCAGCTCGCTACAGAGGAAACCCAAACAGAAGAGCTTCCGCCGACGGCTCCTCAAGTTCATCCCTGGACTGAACAGagccatggaggaggaggagagccatCTCTGA